From the Mesotoga prima MesG1.Ag.4.2 genome, the window CAGACTGGAGGATCCACTCTGACCGCCCAGCAACCCATGAACAATATTGTAAGAGTGGCATTTCAGGCATTAGCGGCCGTTCTTGGAGGCACTCAATCACTTCACACAAATTCGTTCGACGAGGCTCTCGGTTTGCCAACAGAAGACTCCGTCACGATAGCCCTCAGAACGCAACAGATAATTGCTTCCGAAACCGGCGTTGCAGATACTGTCGATCCACTTGGCGGAGCTTACTTCATAGAGGAGCTCACAGATAGAATGGAAGAACTGGCGATGGACTACATTCAGAAGATCGATGACCTTGGGGGCATGGTTGAGGCCGTCCGCAATGGATTTGTGCAAAAGGAGATCCTTGACAGCGCCTACAAGTATCAGGTTTCTATCGAAAACAAAGAACAGATAATCGTAGGTGTAAATGAGTTTGTAAGTGAAGACAAGGAAGTCAAAGATATTCTCAGGCTGGATCCTGCAATCGAAAACAGGCAGAAAAAGAAGATCGAAATGCTCAGAACGAGAAGAGACAATGGCAAAGTCGAGAGTCTGCTTGACGATCTCAGAGAGGCGGCAAGGGGTAGTGATAACCTCATGCCGTTCATACTTAAGGCTGTCAAAGCCTATGCTACTCTGGGAGAGATCGCGAATGCTCTTAGGGACGTTTTCGGAGAATACACCGAAGCCGTTATTCTCTAGAGAGGGGTGGAGACGATGAAGATCAAGGTACTAGTGGCAAAGCCAGGGTTAGATGGACACGATAGGGGAGCAAAGGTTGTTGCTATGGCGCTCAGGGATGCGGGAATGGAAGTGATATACACGGGTCTCAGGCAGTCTCCCGAATCTATTGTGAAAGCCGCTCTTCAGGAGGATGTCGATGTCGTAGGACTCTCCATACTTTCAGGCGCTCACATGAAGATATGCAGCAAAGTTCTAAAGTTGATGAAAGATTCGGGAATTGGAGACAAGCCCGTCTTTGTTGGTGGAATTATCCCTCCAGAAGACGCCGAAGAGCTTAAGAAGGCAGGGATCTTCGAGGTTTTTGGAC encodes:
- a CDS encoding cobalamin B12-binding domain-containing protein codes for the protein MKIKVLVAKPGLDGHDRGAKVVAMALRDAGMEVIYTGLRQSPESIVKAALQEDVDVVGLSILSGAHMKICSKVLKLMKDSGIGDKPVFVGGIIPPEDAEELKKAGIFEVFGPGTSLKSIAEKIEKTVKK